TAGTCGAACTGTTCCTTGATGCCGTAAAATTCTATTATCCTGCTTCCTGCCGCATCGTAAAAATAGAATCCGATGAGATAACCAAGCATCGCACCCGAGACGGAGGCGATTGTGCAGTAAAGAGCGAAACGGAAGGCTTTTTTAGGTATCGCTACAGCCAAAGCGATGAGTAAAACGTCCGGAGGTATGGGGAAAAACGACGCCTCGGAAAACGACAATACGAATAGCGCAGGCACGCCATACGGCGTTTCCGCCCAGTGAAGCACCCAATCGTATAGAGTCCTGAGCCATCTGATAGGATTAAACTTTGACTCTTTAACAGCCTGATTTTGTTGATTTTCCACTACCAGAAAAAACTCCTGAAATAGAGCGATATAAATTTGAAACTATCCCTG
This region of Candidatus Neomarinimicrobiota bacterium genomic DNA includes:
- a CDS encoding DedA family protein, with translation MRWLRTLYDWVLHWAETPYGVPALFVLSFSEASFFPIPPDVLLIALAVAIPKKAFRFALYCTIASVSGAMLGYLIGFYFYDAAGSRIIEFYGIKEQFDYVALKYNENAFSTIAIAGFTPIPFKVFTIAAGVFHVNISELFFASLLSRGARFFLLSGLIYRFGPSIKLFIDRYFNKLAVTFVFLLFLGFFAVRYLF